A region of Centropristis striata isolate RG_2023a ecotype Rhode Island chromosome 17, C.striata_1.0, whole genome shotgun sequence DNA encodes the following proteins:
- the pop7 gene encoding ribonuclease P protein subunit p20 produces the protein MTEPHNPGMSSLPQTAPVHTDSTSPAVEMDPVEYTLRKRLPRKLPKRRNDVYVNMKTDFRAQLARCQKLLEGGGHREICVHGLGLAINRAINIALQLQASSQGALQLAANTSTVELVDDLEPEDPDEAGEPMTRTRNNSAIHIKVFYPDPQ, from the coding sequence ATGACAGAGCCACACAACCCAGGGATGTCCTCTCTCCCTCAGACAGCCCCTGTGCACACTGACTCCACCTCTCCAGCTGTAGAGATGGACCCAGTGGAGTACACCCTTAGGAAGCGCCTCCCCCGGAAACTCCCAAAGAGACGGAACGACGTCTACGTCAACATGAAGACTGATTTCCGTGCTCAGCTGGCACGCTGCCAGAAGCTGCTGGAAGGTGGGGGTCACAGGGAGATCTGTGTCCACGGCCTGGGACTGGCCATCAACAGGGCTATTAACATCGCCCTCCAGCTGCAGGCCAGCAGCCAGGGGGCGCTGCAGCTGGCTGCCAATACCTCCACAGTGGAGCTGGTGGACGACCTGGAGCCTGAAGATCCTGATGAGGCTGGGGAGCCCATGACACGTACACGCAACAACTCAGCCATTCATATCAAGGTTTTCTACCCTGACCCTCAGTGA
- the epoa gene encoding erythropoietin isoform X4: MLLEWTRPGLLSPLRPICDLRVLDHIIKEARDAEVAMQSCREGCSLSESVTVPQTKVDFDVWEKKNGLEQAQEVQSGLWLLQQALSLLRTSVTNTAMHSHIDNSVTNLLSINAVLRSLNIQEFTPPASAAGLEGTWRVSSATDLLQVHVNFLRGKVRLLLSDARPCQQDIS; encoded by the exons ATGCTGTTGGAGTGGACTCGACCAGGCCTTCTGTCCCCTCTGAGGCCAATCTGTGACCTGAGGGTCTTGGACCATATCATCAAGGAAGCACGAGACGCAGAAGTCGCTATG CAGTCATGCAGAGAAGGATGCAGCCTGTCGGAGTCCGTCACTGTTCCCCAAACCAAAGTCGACTTTGAtgtctgggagaaaaaaaat gGACTGGAGCAAGCCCAGGAGGTGCAGTCTGGCTTATGGCTCTTACAACAGGCCCTCAGCTTGTTACGGACCTCTGTCACCAACACAGCAATGCACAGCCACATAGATAACTCCGTCACAAACCTACTCAGCATTAATGCTGTGCTGCGTAGCCTCAACATCCAG GAATTTACCCCACCAGCAAGTGCAGCGGGGCTTGAAGGAACATGGAGGGTGTCCTCTGCAACAGATTTGCTTCAGGTCCATGTCAACTTCCTGCGAGGCAAAGTACGCCTTCTTCTATCGGATGCACGGCCTTGTCAGCAAGATATCAGCTGA
- the epoa gene encoding erythropoietin isoform X2 encodes MLQKTGRGLLALLLMLLEWTRPGLLSPLRPICDLRVLDHIIKEARDAEVAMSCREGCSLSESVTVPQTKVDFDVWEKKNGLEQAQEVQSGLWLLQQALSLLRTSVTNTAMHSHIDNSVTNLLSINAVLRSLNIQEFTPPASAAGLEGTWRVSSATDLLQVHVNFLRGKVRLLLSDARPCQQDIS; translated from the exons GACTGCTTGCCTTGCTGTTGATGCTGTTGGAGTGGACTCGACCAGGCCTTCTGTCCCCTCTGAGGCCAATCTGTGACCTGAGGGTCTTGGACCATATCATCAAGGAAGCACGAGACGCAGAAGTCGCTATG TCATGCAGAGAAGGATGCAGCCTGTCGGAGTCCGTCACTGTTCCCCAAACCAAAGTCGACTTTGAtgtctgggagaaaaaaaat gGACTGGAGCAAGCCCAGGAGGTGCAGTCTGGCTTATGGCTCTTACAACAGGCCCTCAGCTTGTTACGGACCTCTGTCACCAACACAGCAATGCACAGCCACATAGATAACTCCGTCACAAACCTACTCAGCATTAATGCTGTGCTGCGTAGCCTCAACATCCAG GAATTTACCCCACCAGCAAGTGCAGCGGGGCTTGAAGGAACATGGAGGGTGTCCTCTGCAACAGATTTGCTTCAGGTCCATGTCAACTTCCTGCGAGGCAAAGTACGCCTTCTTCTATCGGATGCACGGCCTTGTCAGCAAGATATCAGCTGA
- the epoa gene encoding erythropoietin isoform X1, with product MLQKTGRGLLALLLMLLEWTRPGLLSPLRPICDLRVLDHIIKEARDAEVAMQSCREGCSLSESVTVPQTKVDFDVWEKKNGLEQAQEVQSGLWLLQQALSLLRTSVTNTAMHSHIDNSVTNLLSINAVLRSLNIQEFTPPASAAGLEGTWRVSSATDLLQVHVNFLRGKVRLLLSDARPCQQDIS from the exons GACTGCTTGCCTTGCTGTTGATGCTGTTGGAGTGGACTCGACCAGGCCTTCTGTCCCCTCTGAGGCCAATCTGTGACCTGAGGGTCTTGGACCATATCATCAAGGAAGCACGAGACGCAGAAGTCGCTATG CAGTCATGCAGAGAAGGATGCAGCCTGTCGGAGTCCGTCACTGTTCCCCAAACCAAAGTCGACTTTGAtgtctgggagaaaaaaaat gGACTGGAGCAAGCCCAGGAGGTGCAGTCTGGCTTATGGCTCTTACAACAGGCCCTCAGCTTGTTACGGACCTCTGTCACCAACACAGCAATGCACAGCCACATAGATAACTCCGTCACAAACCTACTCAGCATTAATGCTGTGCTGCGTAGCCTCAACATCCAG GAATTTACCCCACCAGCAAGTGCAGCGGGGCTTGAAGGAACATGGAGGGTGTCCTCTGCAACAGATTTGCTTCAGGTCCATGTCAACTTCCTGCGAGGCAAAGTACGCCTTCTTCTATCGGATGCACGGCCTTGTCAGCAAGATATCAGCTGA
- the epoa gene encoding erythropoietin isoform X3, whose product MEFPRLLALLLMLLEWTRPGLLSPLRPICDLRVLDHIIKEARDAEVAMQSCREGCSLSESVTVPQTKVDFDVWEKKNGLEQAQEVQSGLWLLQQALSLLRTSVTNTAMHSHIDNSVTNLLSINAVLRSLNIQEFTPPASAAGLEGTWRVSSATDLLQVHVNFLRGKVRLLLSDARPCQQDIS is encoded by the exons GACTGCTTGCCTTGCTGTTGATGCTGTTGGAGTGGACTCGACCAGGCCTTCTGTCCCCTCTGAGGCCAATCTGTGACCTGAGGGTCTTGGACCATATCATCAAGGAAGCACGAGACGCAGAAGTCGCTATG CAGTCATGCAGAGAAGGATGCAGCCTGTCGGAGTCCGTCACTGTTCCCCAAACCAAAGTCGACTTTGAtgtctgggagaaaaaaaat gGACTGGAGCAAGCCCAGGAGGTGCAGTCTGGCTTATGGCTCTTACAACAGGCCCTCAGCTTGTTACGGACCTCTGTCACCAACACAGCAATGCACAGCCACATAGATAACTCCGTCACAAACCTACTCAGCATTAATGCTGTGCTGCGTAGCCTCAACATCCAG GAATTTACCCCACCAGCAAGTGCAGCGGGGCTTGAAGGAACATGGAGGGTGTCCTCTGCAACAGATTTGCTTCAGGTCCATGTCAACTTCCTGCGAGGCAAAGTACGCCTTCTTCTATCGGATGCACGGCCTTGTCAGCAAGATATCAGCTGA